The Bos taurus isolate L1 Dominette 01449 registration number 42190680 breed Hereford chromosome 27, ARS-UCD2.0, whole genome shotgun sequence genome includes the window AACACACGTCCTGGACTATGAGATCTGTGTTCTAGTCCTGACTGTCATGAATATACTGGTAACCCAGGAAAGAAGtctcttcacctctctgggctaTAGTTATATAACCTCATAACTGGGTGAACTGAACTTGatctctgacatccccttctgaCTTTAAATCTGGAGGTCCACTGATCAACagtctgtcttccaatgcaggggacatgggtttgatgcctggtcagggaactacgatcCGACATGTCCCGACTAGAGGAACCCACAAGCTGCGACAAAGGCCCAACGCAGCCAAAGACCCTCACGTCTAATGTTTTCCTTTAAACTGAAAATTCTAACCTATAGGTGTTTCCTTGGAATTATATCACAGCTATTTTATTTGTGAAAACATCTTCTTCTCTATTCTAGTCCAAATGGCCCAGAGAACAGAGCCAAAGGCAAGGGGTTTTGTAGGGGGTGCATGTGTGAAAACGGGcgtgaggaagaaggaaatgcGATGAAAGGAAAGTCAGTAGCAGAGGACGTGTCACCAAGCTGGACACCACCTGACATCCAGCACAACCGAGATCTGGGCCATGTGGGGCCATCCAGGGACATGAAGCTCCCCCCACTTCTTCTGCTGATCAAAGGCTGGGGCCGCCCAACATCAGCTCCCACCCTCCCGTGCACTTCAGGACAAGGCCCACCTGAGCTCCAGGCCAGTTCTGCGCCCTCGCCCACCTCAGCTGCGGCAGGGAAGCCCTGGGCCAACAGATGAGAGGCACCTAGCCAAGCACAGGGAGAGGCTCTGTCTGGGTCCTATTCAAGTTGGCAATAAGAGCTGCCCcaggcccaggagacagcatcccAGAAAGAGAAGCTGGAGTCAAAAGAGCAGCCAAGGATTCTGACGAGGCCAAAAGGATTGTGGTAGTACATAGAAACATCTGCTACATGGACCAAATATTTCACCATCTCTTAAGAGACAAAACCACGATCTGTTTGCCCTTTGGTCTGGTACTGAACCcaggaaatgctgggctgggcttTTGGTAGGAGTCTAACTCCGAAGAACCTGCCAGGTTTACACGTAGAGGCGGTTCCAGGACTTGGAGTTTCTGTGCTGTGAAGCCAGCACGTTTGCGTTTCAAGCCTTGAGTCACGCAGGGTTTACCTTGTCTCTCCCCAAGATCCTGGGATGGTCATGCTTTTGTTGGTAGTTTCAGCCTCTGGACTACAAACACTTgttgagaaaagaatgaaaataaaatactaccCTGCCCTGTATCAACAACATTCAAGATAAATAAAAACCTACCTCAAAAGTCCCAGCCTTTAAAAGGTTGACCTGGTCATGCTGCGAGAGATCTCTGAACCCAGGAATGCGCTTTGCAAACTCCACCACTTCCTTCACTGCTGGGGTGAAGCTCATGGAAAATTCTTCCCAGATTTCATGCCCCGATTTATGAGGATCTACGTATGGAGACTTACTCATCGGACAAACCTAATATGCACAAAACAGAAGAAATCTTTGATTATGAGAGGTGGGAAAGAAACTTCAAAGGTAGCCTATCAGTCAGTGGAAACCCCAACAGGAAAATACTCTCCGACACATAGAATCTACTGATATTAGCTAGCACTTTCTCTACTGGCTGCTCCCCTTGTGACACAAAGGCTCAGAGCAGCCTAATTTAAACAGCAGTCAACTTATCATAAAAGAAGTAGCCTAAGCAAAAAGTTCATCTGTTACAAGCTGGTTCAAAACCCTGGTGCACAATCTATAGAAACATAAAGTAGCTGAgcggctggggctggggcaggggctgtTTGCCAACAGGCACAAGGGATGGTTTTGGGGGTGATGGGGACGTTTTAACACTGGATTATGGCAATGGTGCGCAACTAAAATTACTAAAAAGTACTGAGACTGGACACTTGCCTGTTGCACAGGTTTGAGAGTGTACTTTGTAACACTACTATCGTCTTACACTGGTTTTACGATTGCCAAGCAAAGTCACACATATGCACTTGACTCTCAGGCCTGTTACTTAGTTATGGCAGACATATAATTACCATCTCTTAGATAAGGAAATGGGACTTTAAGAGGGTTAGTGATCCATCCAAATACAGCTAGAAGTCAAGGCCTAGAGCCCAACCCCACACTTAGTATTTCAAAACTCACTGTTTCCTAAATAGGCAAAATTACATTGCTGtaatttcagagaagaaaagatctgagatgcttcatttttaaaaaagaggtcaCTGACCACTTATTTCATATATAATGGTGTGACCACTGGCCTCCACTTGTTCAGTGAGGACCCAATGGCTGGACACACAGGTGCACCTTCTAAATGAGGATGGGGAGGCAAGAGGAGGAGGCCAGAGGAGGGACCGGCACGCCATGCAGACACGACAGGCAGACACGCTAACAAAATCAGCCTTCACGTGTCAACTAAACCCAGGAGATCCAGAGATGGGACGGCTCCATAACCATGGAGAACATCACAAATGAGAACCTAAACCTTTACATATTTTCCCCTCCTTACGGCAGTCACTAAGCCTAAGGAAAATAAGGTTACCTTCCAGATCCACGGACTCAAAAACTTCAAGGGACCAAAACAAACAGACATTTAACGTTAGGACTGGGGTAACTGAGTCaactattttgaaaatgaaaaaagaagatcTGAATTACCCAGCTGTAGAAAACACCAAGCACTGTCAAAGGACCTGATGGTGTAAACAGAGCCTGGGACCGCTGCTCTGGATGAAAGTCTGGCTGAGCATAAACAGCGTGCTTTCACGCAGACTGCTGGATTTGATGAGACACTTAAATGACGTTAACACTGACTCATCCCACAGGATGAAGTCTAAGAAAATTCTTAGAAACCAGCGGATTATCTTAAACTATTCCCAAGTCTTCAAAGCATGAAACATCCATGCTCTATATCCAAAGACCTTTTTATATCATGATGGTTGAAGAAGACACTTTCCATCCCAATCAAGGAATTACTGACTGTGGCAAGCTAAAGGATCAGTCCCTTGAGGAAATCCCAACGCTAGTAAGGCCAAAACTAACTTGAATGCCTACATTTTGAAAGGGTTTTCTAAGAAttaaaggatcaattcttcaaacccatattttacataaaattctaaTTCTGATCATAGTATCAAGCAAATAACATGCGTGTGTACCTAGCTCTGTGTGCAATCAGGTCATTCCACAAATGctgtttattcaaaatatttgatCTAAAGTACCACGCAAAAGGGCTTCTAATAAATCTCCTAGCCCTCCTGaccctcaccccctgcctctGAAGTTGGAATGGCCTCCAAATAAAAAGCAAGCCTTCACAGTTTTCCtggacacaaagtgagcaaaaaACATGATTTCACTATACCAGGTGCATCCTCGCTCCAGTGTTGCACAGGAAACCATTCTTGTTCTCGTTCTGAGAAAAGCCATCTATGGAAACTCTATCGCACGCTCGTTGAGTATAAGCGCCGGAGAAGCTCACGCAGTGTCCGCCCGCGACACAGACGGCGTGCCCGCCGGGGTAGTGCACGCCGCTCCGGCCCTTGTAGTGTCCGCCGAGGTGCTGCGCGCTGTCCGCACAGGGGAAGCGGCCGTGCGGGCCGCCCACACAGTGCTCGTGGTTCACGCTGTACTGCTCCAGGCTCTTAGGGAGCCGCTCTCGCGGCAGCGCCGCGGTCTCCGCTGAGCTTTCGCGCGGCTCCTGATTATACATGAAGGTGTCCTTGTGCGCTCTGGTTACCATGCCGATCACTTCCTCCTTCGCAAAAtcggaggaggagggagaagagctTTTGCTGCTGTCTGACTCCAGCTGGGGTTTGGGTCGTGGTTGTTCCTGGGCTGGCAAGGCGATCTGCTCGTGGTGGTCTGCTAAAGGGTCACTGTGCAGACGACCACTGAGCTGGCTGTCCATCATGGTCCTCATCGCACTCTGCATCTCGATCAGCATCCGCTGTTTCTCACGCTTAGGAATACGCCCAAACCGAACAGCTATTGCagaaaaagatattcaacatctaCATGTTAAAGAAGACCCGTTTATTCCAAAGAGTAACACAGAATTGGCTCTGACAGCTACAGCTTCTGATCACACAAGAATGCCCACTTGAGTCTGGCCAAAAATCACTCTAAACTTGCCGGTTACATTTTGAGGTACCACAGGAAGCAGGAGTGGGGAGAgaaatttttcacttttctctcaaAATAAAGCTAAAGAGAAGACTTCTTGGGTATTTTATAAGCAAAGTctaagaaagaaatctgaaattaACTAATGAAAATCAGTTTGAAACAAACCAGCACTACTACACAGCACCTTACTAATAAGGCTGAAGGCTGTGTCCTCAGGGAGGCATTCGGCTACCCACATCCATCAACGCTGGATGGATAGGTACAATCACTTCCTGACCTCTGTCCGTTCACTTCTGTAACCTTATCCTCAAGACCCAGCTATTAAGTGATCACCGACCCAACTATTAAGTGATCACCTTTTCCAActtaagagaaaatcttaaaaggaagaaaaaaatcacagtcgATAGAAACGTAGTTATTGGAAAATAAACTGGCtggattttaattaaaatcaatgaaacaaaaataaaagctttagTCTCAGAATGAGTCCTGTCTCCAACATTCCTATCCCTGAGGGAAAGAAAAGCTTCTTTCTATTCTAGTATTTATACACAGATAATAAAAATTCAATACATCCACCCAGCAAGGGAGTCTCACTGCTCCAACTGCAGCCTCTTACCCTGTCGCAACCACAGACATAACTTTATCCTTTTGCACACTCTACCTTCGCTCCCCTCTGCACGACTGATGGCCATTTTTACTCTTGTGGAAATCACAATATCCATCAAGTTTGGATTAGTATTTCTagagccataaaaaaaaaatttttttttaagaaactgaaaacataGAACATCAATTGTTGAAACCTGTCATTCAAGAACCTACTTATTACAACACTATTTCTGTGTCAGTACATACTAGCTAGAGTAACCTAAGGGACTGCTTAAATCACCCTTCCCTAGATAAATACAAGGCTCATTCTTAGCAGTTCTCAATGAACTCCTACCCTGACCCCTCTGAAAGCCTCACAGTCCTCAGTTAGGTTACTTGGAAAAGAATGAGACTCCCCAAGCACTACAGAAGAGTCAGGTCCCAGTGAGGCCGTCCACACACGACACTAAGGTCCCGCCAGTCACCACCACTTCTGCTTCCCACAGGCTTCTGCTTCCCTGGCGCACGCCAGGACCGAGCAACCACCTCCACACCAGGCCACAACGTGTCTTTCAATTCTGCATCACCTTTGAAAGTACAATCGGTGCCGAAAAGCACGGTGTCATCTCAGGACTGAGAAGTCACAGAGCTAGTTCACAGTGGGAGAAATGGGTTCCTCAGAACGACTAAGAAAGAAATCAGGGGGAAAAGCCAAGAACTCCTATATCAAGAAAAACTGCacctttattttttgaaaaagaaaaagtattcaaATCACACAGAGGAAAAGTGGGTCTTTTcacaggaagaaacaaaaaaagaagtgagTCAAAAGCTGTTTCTGAGATGATGATGCTAAAATTTGACTTGAATCAATTTGGCATCCTGTAAGACAACAAAATGTGTTTTTGAAAATCCATTTCACCCTGAGCACAAGGGGGCCTTTGGCAATTGACTCCCCACTCTGGCTCATGCTGAGGAATAAAGCCAAGCCCCATAGGCTTTAAGAAGAGCACTCTTTAAATTGGGGACATACCATCTCTTGACATTCCGACAGACAGACACTTTTTGAAGCGACACTGCTGGCATCTGTTCCTATTCATTCTCATTATAGAGCAGTTTTCATTCTTCAGGCACTTCTTATACTGAATGTTTTGCTGAATGCTTCTCCGGAAAAAACCCTAAGAACAAAGGAAGATGTAGGGATCCGATTAAAAACATCCAGGGGAACTCCTTCTAAGCGTCCCCCACACCTAATTAGCCAGTACGCTACCGGGGACCCGAGAAGTCATCTGGCTGAGAGCAGGGGAGAGATAACACTGGCACTCAGACCATCGCTGAGCTCTCTGGTACCCTCGAGCGCCTGCTGGCCACGCAGAGCCCTTTCCCCCTTCCCTCTGAGAGTCTCAGTGCTGCCAAAGCCCCCGTGTCCTACGCTCTGTTCACCTGTTACCAGCCGGGCCTGCAGCCACGCTTTCCAGCTCATATTGGAGTCACTTACAAATTCCCAAACTCTTGCAATATGAAGGACATCCTCAACAAGATGACAGAGAACGGTGTTCCATACTGCAATTCCCTCGCTCGATCTAAGGATCACGTTAGGAGAACTGGGTCTTTCCTGGATTATCCTCTGCTGACACCTCCTTATACATTCCAGATGTCCCAGTTACTTATCAGCTACAGGTTAAGTGtcatacacacacccacagctCCCAGCTGGATGATTGCACACAGCTGCCCGTACTTACTACACAAACAATTCAAGTTCATGCTCTGTGAGTGGTCTGCAAAGACCTCCACTTGACTTTTTCAGGAAAatcaaaatcaccaaaatcattTTAAACTGCAGTTTCCTTGACTGTCATAACTAACCACATTATTAGATGAATCTGTGTTAGTGATTGTGGGATATAACATTTTTACACTTTGTTACTGTAATACTATACTTGGGCACTATGATATGTGAGCTAGATCTTTAAGAGTAATTATGTGTGGCATTTATCAAGAATATGCACTTAGGTTCATTTGCTTGTGCTTTGGTTTCTCTAGCTATAAACATagttattttatatcttttgtaaaaagaaaaaaaaaagaaaaactatttatagaatttttaaaacaatgaaaaagtgCTATTTCTGAATAAAATACAGTAGTCCTGTGGAGTGATGGAGCCATAAAGAGCACAGCTCATTCGGAGCCGCCCTAGGAAGTGCTTCCCCTTCACGTACAGGTGTTGTTTCGCTCACCCACCACATCCCGCCAAACCGGGTCCCTGCTTCTGCCCCTCAGTCAGAGAAGAGCGCGAGCACAAGTCTTGGCCACATTAGTTTTAGACGCTCAGGAGGAAGGACCAGATGAGAAGAGAGGCTCCCTAGATGTGAGCAGGAAGTACAGACTTCTCACTTGGAACTACCTGACTCAGGAATACTCAAAGCAACTTACAAATGAGCTTACCCAGGGCTCAATTTATACTTGAGACTCTTTCACTTACTTGGCATTGCTTCCGAAGGTATCACATTTTTACAAGCGTCTAGGAACTGCTCCCCGTTCCCAGCACCTGACAGGTCAGAGTGTCAAAGGACCTGATGAGATCTGCTCCAAGCCTGGTTCCTCTCAGTCTCCAGAAGGCAGCAGCCCCGCCCACATactccctgccctcctctgccaCCCAGGACACTGCCTGACACGTCGGTGAGTGAACACTTCACACCAGACTCAAGTTTGAGATAACACATTTATTTTGATcaaaatcttaaaggaaaaagaaatactacatatatttaaaatgtagttttaaaatatgcttttcaaAATGAGTTATGTTTGTACACGACATAAAATGCTTAAAACTTTAAGGAGCAGCTGACTTCTCTTCCTCCCGGATCATCAACCATGTAATTTCTTTAATCCCAGAATTGGCAGCTTAAACAAACGAAAGCATGCATTACCTTACAGCCTTCACAAGCATGAACGCCGTAGTGGAATCCTGAGGCCACGTCCCCACAGACTTTACACAGGAGAACCATGCCACTGAATTCTGAAGCACAAATAGACACAAAAGTGAAaagctggaagaaaagctaaaacTGTTTCTTTCCAATGGAGTACTGTATTTTGTTTAACttgtaaatactttaaaaaacatacaGATATGTACTGTCAGAGAAAAATCTTTACACCAAATTGACGAATCAAAAGAAATCATGCCTTATGGCACTGCCAAAACTGAAGATCCGAGACAGACACTGAAATTCTGTAAATCTAGAATTATTCTATATCAGATATGCAACCAGAACTAAGAAACCAATTCTGTGGGGTAAGAGTAAAGAAATCAGTGCCAGGGGCATCAAGCAACAGAAGGTGCGAAGTGGGGTCTCCACAGGCCGCTGTGCAAACAGTCTGACCCACCTTCGGGCAGAGCCAGGTGCCAGCCCTTCCTGACCCTGTCCTGAGCCAGCCGATGACCTCTGCACTCACTCAGGAATCCACATTCCCACTATTCTGTGGGATATTCCAATCCTCCAAATGTTCCTAGTGCCAGCTTCATGAAAGCAAACTCCTTTCCCTGAGTGAGTGCTCCACTCCAGAAACCAGACTCAGCAGGAGGAGTGCAGAAGAAAGACAACCACAGAAGGTTAAGAGGGCGCCCGAGAGGAAACACGGGCAGATACACCACCTCACCACAGAGAACCGATTAAGACAGGCCCTAGGCTGTGGTCATCACTGATTTCTGAATAATTACTGAACTATAATTACCCAGAAGGGAATGAAAAATATACCCAGAAATAAAATGGTCCCCACCAAATGAACAAGTGATAAAGTAAGCCCTGCCTGCAATTAGTGGCATCAACTGTCAAGAACTAGACAACTCACTTGTCACTCCACtgtgactctttgtcaccccaggGGCGCTCGATTTGCTGGTTTTCATAGAACAATCTATTCGATCATTCTTCAGGATGCCTTCAATACTGGAGAGATCGCCATTTTTGGGGTTCCCATTGCTATCGGAATGAGTGCTGTTTGGAGAAGACGGGACAGAAGAGGACGCGGACTGGAAGCTATTCTCAGAGCCCTCACTGTGACAAGACGCAGGGCTGGACGCCGAGCTGGAAGAGCTGATGTAGGCAATCACACCTCCTGGAGCAGAGGGGGGAAACCAGGTAATTAGACACATGGTAGCGCATATTTTCTATTTTCGCAAATCTCAACAGTAAAGTCACTAACTCTGGAAAACAGATTAATGATCAAAATTACCGCAAAAGGGAAAAGTAGCTTATTTTCTTCCCTATTTCCTACTATTCCTGCTTCCACAAAGTTCAAAGCTATAAAATTCCCACTGGTTTACAAAGTGGGCAGGCTCTCACTGGCTCTGTTATTCTCAGCATGTACTGATctgaacttaaaagctttcattttcCAAACTACCCCTAAAAGGGGATGGAAGACCTTCCTGAGCGACAACAAAGCCAGTCGTCACGTCTCCTGGGCCATGAGGAAATCTGGTTCTGGTCCCGCTCTGCCTCCTTCTCTATCCCTTTACACGACACCGTCCCAGAACAATGGGCTCATCACtcacccaccccactccccagcaTCGGGCTAAAACACAGGTCAGTCAAGCACAAATGTAACATTTGGAACTCCGGATAAAGCAATCTATCCGAAACACAAAGCCTTTCACAGCT containing:
- the NR1D2 gene encoding nuclear receptor subfamily 1 group D member 2 isoform X2 — protein: MEVNAGGVIAYISSSSSASSPASCHSEGSENSFQSASSSVPSSPNSTHSDSNGNPKNGDLSSIEGILKNDRIDCSMKTSKSSAPGVTKSHSGVTKFSGMVLLCKVCGDVASGFHYGVHACEGCKGFFRRSIQQNIQYKKCLKNENCSIMRMNRNRCQQCRFKKCLSVGMSRDAVRFGRIPKREKQRMLIEMQSAMRTMMDSQLSGRLHSDPLADHHEQIALPAQEQPRPKPQLESDSSKSSSPSSSDFAKEEVIGMVTRAHKDTFMYNQEPRESSAETAALPRERLPKSLEQYSVNHEHCVGGPHGRFPCADSAQHLGGHYKGRSGVHYPGGHAVCVAGGHCVSFSGAYTQRACDRVSIDGFSQNENKNGFLCNTGARMHLVCPMSKSPYVDPHKSGHEIWEEFSMSFTPAVKEVVEFAKRIPGFRDLSQHDQVNLLKAGTFEVLMVRFASLFDAKERTVTFLSGKKYSVDDLHSMGAGDLLNSMFEFSEKLNALQLSDEEMSLFTAVVLVSADRSGIENVNSVEALQETLIRALRTLIMKNHPNEASIFTKLLLKLPDLRSLNNMHSEELLAFKVHP
- the NR1D2 gene encoding nuclear receptor subfamily 1 group D member 2 isoform X3; the protein is MKTSKSSAPGVTKSHSGVTKFSGMVLLCKVCGDVASGFHYGVHACEGCKGFFRRSIQQNIQYKKCLKNENCSIMRMNRNRCQQCRFKKCLSVGMSRDAVRFGRIPKREKQRMLIEMQSAMRTMMDSQLSGRLHSDPLADHHEQIALPAQEQPRPKPQLESDSSKSSSPSSSDFAKEEVIGMVTRAHKDTFMYNQEPRESSAETAALPRERLPKSLEQYSVNHEHCVGGPHGRFPCADSAQHLGGHYKGRSGVHYPGGHAVCVAGGHCVSFSGAYTQRACDRVSIDGFSQNENKNGFLCNTGARMHLVCPMSKSPYVDPHKSGHEIWEEFSMSFTPAVKEVVEFAKRIPGFRDLSQHDQVNLLKAGTFEVLMVRFASLFDAKERTVTFLSGKKYSVDDLHSMGAGDLLNSMFEFSEKLNALQLSDEEMSLFTAVVLVSADRSGIENVNSVEALQETLIRALRTLIMKNHPNEASIFTKLLLKLPDLRSLNNMHSEELLAFKVHP
- the NR1D2 gene encoding nuclear receptor subfamily 1 group D member 2 isoform X1; this translates as MCLITWFPPSAPGGVIAYISSSSSASSPASCHSEGSENSFQSASSSVPSSPNSTHSDSNGNPKNGDLSSIEGILKNDRIDCSMKTSKSSAPGVTKSHSGVTKFSGMVLLCKVCGDVASGFHYGVHACEGCKGFFRRSIQQNIQYKKCLKNENCSIMRMNRNRCQQCRFKKCLSVGMSRDAVRFGRIPKREKQRMLIEMQSAMRTMMDSQLSGRLHSDPLADHHEQIALPAQEQPRPKPQLESDSSKSSSPSSSDFAKEEVIGMVTRAHKDTFMYNQEPRESSAETAALPRERLPKSLEQYSVNHEHCVGGPHGRFPCADSAQHLGGHYKGRSGVHYPGGHAVCVAGGHCVSFSGAYTQRACDRVSIDGFSQNENKNGFLCNTGARMHLVCPMSKSPYVDPHKSGHEIWEEFSMSFTPAVKEVVEFAKRIPGFRDLSQHDQVNLLKAGTFEVLMVRFASLFDAKERTVTFLSGKKYSVDDLHSMGAGDLLNSMFEFSEKLNALQLSDEEMSLFTAVVLVSADRSGIENVNSVEALQETLIRALRTLIMKNHPNEASIFTKLLLKLPDLRSLNNMHSEELLAFKVHP
- the NR1D2 gene encoding nuclear receptor subfamily 1 group D member 2, with the protein product MCLITWFPPSAPGGVIAYISSSSSASSPASCHSEGSENSFQSASSSVPSSPNSTHSDSNGNPKNGDLSSIEGILKNDRIDCSMKTSKSSAPGVTKSHSGVTKFSGMVLLCKVCGDVASGFHYGVHACEGCKGFFRRSIQQNIQYKKCLKNENCSIMRMNRNRCQQCRFKKCLSVGMSRDAVRFGRIPKREKQRMLIEMQSAMRTMMDSQLSGRLHSDPLADHHEQIALPAQEQPRPKPQLESDSSKSSSPSSSDFAKEEVIGMVTRAHKDTFMYNQEPRESSAETAALPRERLPKSLEQYSVNHEHCVGGPHGRFPCADSAQHLGGHYKGRSGVHYPGGHAVCVAGGHCVSFSGAYTQRACDRVSIDGFSQNENKNGFLCNTGARMHLVCPMSKSPYVDPHKSGHEIWEEFSMSFTPAVKEVVEFAKRIPGFRDLSQHDQVNLLKAGTFEVLMVRFASLFDAKERTVTFLSGKKYSVDDLHSMGAGDLLNSMFEFSEKLNALQLSDEEMSLFTAVVLLSADRSGIENVNSVEALQETLIRALRTLIMKNHPNEASIFTKLLLKLPDLRSLNNMHSEELLAFKVHP